Genomic window (Terriglobia bacterium):
CCACCGACGGCGCCGCCGACATCAGGTTCCGCTTGTAGTCCGGCCGCCAGTCGTGCGGGTCGGTGTTCATGATGTAGGTGGAGGCGTCGGCGTCAATCACGATCACCTGCGCCCCGCCCTGGTCATCCACTTCGACGCGGGAAATCGCGTTCCAGCGCGCGAACTTCACCCATGGCTTGTCCCGCCTCACGCCCTTGGCATAGACAATGTCCACCAGCCTGCCCGAGTAGTTTGCCGCCATGACGACCACGATGACCGCGCCGAGTACGATCGCGAAGCGGCGCTTCTTGCGCGTCGGCGCCCAGATGGCTGCCGCAGCGGCGGATGCCACGGCGGCAAACAGGATCGCGTTCGGTCCGCCGATGAAATTCAGCAGCGGCACCACCCCGACGCACGCCAGCGCTCCGCCGCACAAATCCGCCGCATAAAGCTGCGTGATGCCCGAGGTCTGCCGCGCAAACACCACCGCGAAGAACAGGCCGGTGAAAAAGAACGGCGCCGCCGACGTCAGGTACACCACCGTCAGCGACATAAAATTCTGTCCGCTGATCTGCAACGTCACCGGCGTGTGCAGGTCAATCTCCAGCACCACCAGCAGAGCGATCGCATTGATCACGGCAACCCGCGCGCCCAACGTCCGGGTGTCTAAGCGCGCCAGCCAGTTCTTCGCCAGGTAGGCAAACACGCCGCCCGCGCCCAGCCCCAGCAACGCGATAGAAATCGCCAGGAATGCGAAGTGATAAAACAGGATCACCGAAAATAGCCGCGTCAGCGACAGCTCCAGCAGCAAGCTGGAAAAACTCATCACCAGCACGCCGGCGAGAAACACGCGGCGGTCCGCGTCAGGAGTCAGCTCAGCCGCCTGCTGCTGCGGTACGACAACGGTTTCGGACAATGAAATCTCCGGTAGCTAGCGTCCGGTAGCCGGTAGTTGGTGGCTGGTGGCCTGTCCACGCTGCGCAAACTGATACCCGACGGCCATGCGAACTCCCAGCCGCTAGCTACCGTCTTCCAATATCACCGACGCGATCGCATGTTCCTTGGTATGCGACAGCGACAGCGCCGAGCGCTTCACGCCCAGGCGCGCGGCGAATTCAGCCGCTTTGCCGCTGAAGGCGATGGCGGGGCGTCCGCCGGGCTCGCGCCGCACCTCGACGTCAGTCCACGATACGCCGTGTCTCCATCCGGTGCCGATGGCCTTGAGCGCGGCTTCCTTGGCGGCAAAGCGCGCCGCGTAACGCTCCATGCGATTCGCCTTGGAGTCGCAGTACCGGATTTCATTCTCGGTAAAGATGCGCCGCAGAAAGCGCTCGCCGAACCGCTCAATCGCGGCGGCGACGCGAGGCACTTCGGCAACGTCGATGCCGGTCCCGACTATCATGCTGGCAAGCCGATTACGTTAGCACACTAGCTGCAAGCGGCGGGTCGCGAATGCCCGTGACTGACGCGCAACTCGGAACTTGCAACTCGGAACTCCCTCCCAGGGAAGCTCTGATCAAGCACATCGCCGGTCCCTCAGCGGCTAAGGCCCTTTGTACAGCATTTACGGACGACCTGAAGGCCGTCCCCTCCAAAAACCGGGGTTGATCAGACCATCCCTAGCCAACCGCCCCAAAAAGGGCTACCGTGGCGGGTTGCAATTAACGATTCCGGCACCGCCGGTCTCCGTCCGGGCGTTCGCCGAGGAGGAATTCATGGCCAACGACACGCTCACCATCATCGACAACCGCACCAACCGCAGCTACACGCTGCCCATCGAACACGGCACCATTCGCTCCATGGACCTGCGTCAAATCAAGACCGGTCCCGACGATTTTGGCCTGATGGGATACGACCCGGCCTTCATGAATACCGCTTCCTGCCACAGTAGGATCACCTTCATTGACGGCGACCGTGGCATTCTCCGCTACCGCGGCTACAACATCGAGGACCTGGCCGAGAACTGCACCTTCCTCGAAGTCGCGTACCTCCTGCTGAACGGCGAGCTGCCTACGCCCGAGCAGCGCCAGGAGTGGATCAAGCAAGTGACGTTCCACACCATGGTGCACGAGGGGACGCGCAGCTTCATCGGGCACTTTCGCTACGACGCCCATCCCATGGGCATCCTGGTCAGCGCGCTGGCGGCGCTCTCCACTGTCTACCCTGAAGCTAAGAACATCTCCGACCCCGAGTGCCGGCGGATGCAGATCGTGCGCCTGATCGCCAAGACGCCCACCCTGGCCGCCTACTCCTATCGCCACAGCCTCGGATACCCGATCGTTTATCCCGACAACGATCTCAGCTACACCGAAAATTTCATGAATATGCTGTGGAAGATGGTGGAGCCCAAGTACGTCGCCAATCCGGTGATGGCCCGCGCCCTCGACGTGCTCTTCATCCTCCACGCCGACCATGAGCAGAACTGCTCCGCCAACGCCATGCGCTCGGTCGGCAGCTCCCAGGCCGACCCGTACCTATCGGCGGCCGGAGCGGCGGCGGCGCTGGCCGGCCCGCTGCATGGCGGCGCCAACGAGGCCGTTTTGCGCATGCTCGACGAGATCGGGGACATCAAGCACGTGCCTGAGTACGTGAAGCGCATCAAGGAGGGCAAGGGCAAGCTGATGGGCTTCGGTCATCGCGTCTACAAGAACTACGATCCCCGCGCCCGCATCATCAAGCAGACCGCCGAGGACGTGTTCAAGGTCACCGGCCGCAATCCCAAGCTGGACATTGCCCTCGCGCTGGAGAGGGTCGCGCTGGAGGACGAGTACTTCATCTCGCGCAAACTCTATCCCAACGTGGACTTTTACAGCGGCATCATTTACCAGGCGATGGGCTTTAAGCCCGACATGTTCACCGTGCTATTCGCCATTCCGCGCATGGCCGGCTGGCTGGCGCAGTGGCAGGAATTGCTGGAGGACCGCGAACAGAAGATCGCCCGCCCGCGACAGGTCTACCTCGGACACGAGCTGCGGAAGGTCGAAAAGCCCCGGCAGACAGAGCGCGCTTTCGTCACCCGCTAGCGCAACCGCCTTGTTCGTAGCCGGAACAGGGTAGTCCGCGGCCCGGGACAACCCGGACTGCGGACTGCCGGCTCCGGACTACCGCGAATTTCCGCAGTGCAGGGTCTTGTGTTGCAAGCCCTGGGCCGGAGCCTGAAGCCCACAGCTTGCTACGCCACCGCTTTGCGGAGTTCGTTGCGCGCGATTGCCGCCAGCTCCAAGCGGTCGTGCGCGCCGGTCTTGTTGAAGATGGACTGCAGGTGGCACTTCACCGTGTTCTCGCTGATGCTCAACTCCCCCGCAATGTCCTTGTTCTTCATTCCGCGGCCCACCAGCGCGGCGATCTGCCGCTCCCGCTCCGACAATCGCCGCATCGCGGACGGCTCTTGCCTGGTTTCGCGCGCCATCGCACTCAATACCTGCTGCGCCAGGTCTTCCGAGAACGCGAGTTCGCCGTTGGCCACCGAGCGGATGGCGGCAAAAAGCCGCTCGGGGCCTTCTCGCTTCAACACCAGCCCACGGGCGCCGAGCCGGACTACTTGCACGTAGTCGAGCTGGTTCTCCGATCCGGTGAGCACGAGCGACGCAACCTGGCTGCCCGCCTTGTCCAGCGTGCGCAACACTTGGAAGCCGTCGGTATGGGGCAGAAAAAGGTCTAGCACCAGAACCTGCGCATGATTCTGATTTACCATTCGCAGAGCTTCCGCTCCGGTGGCCGCTTTGCCCACCACCTCGAAGTCCTTCTGCGTGTTCAGCAGCAGAGCGAGGGATTCGCGCAACACCGCATGGTCATCGGCGATTACGATCGGGATCCGGTTGTCCATTGACCGTATGGTACACACAACTGTCATTACCTTACGATGCAACGAGCCGAGGCTGGGATAGCTGCCGATCTTCATTTTGGGCCGGCCTCCCGCCTTGACCCCGTTTCCCGGAAACCTGATTTCCCTGATCCCTTTCGCGGCGCCCGCGAATCAACCATCGCAAATCGGAAATTAGAAGTGGTATATTCCGCCACAGCCCCCAGCCCATCGCAGGAGATGCCGTGACGGTCGACGAGGAACTCGACGCCCTGGAGCAGAACGTACGTAGGCTGAAAATTGAGTACGACATCTTTTTCGGCGGCGGCTCCAAAAAACCGCCCGCCGACACCGAGTGGCGCGTCCAGAACCTGATTAAGAAGCACAGTGACTCCTCCAAGCTGAGTTACTCGCAGCGCTTCAGGTACAACGGCATTGTCCAGCGCTACGCCCTGTTCAGCGACCTGTGGCGCCAGAAGATGAAGATCAAGGAAGAAGGCTACCGCCGGCCGCAGGACGCCGTCCTCGGCATTCAGGGCATGCGTCGCGAGGAGGAGAAGGCGGCTGCCGCGGCCCTGGAAGCGGGCGCCGTCGAGGAGCCGTTCAAGATTCACTGCTCCGATGTCGAAGCGGACCACGCCGCCGTCAAGTCGCTCTTTGACGCCATGATGGAAGCCAGAAAGAAGGCGGGCCAGCCGGTCGATCCCAACAGTTTTGACTCCTTCAAGGCCTTCGTCAAGAAAAAGACCGAGCAGATCCGCAGCGAGTACGACTGCTTGGGCGTTGAATTTTCGGTCGTGATGCAAGAAGGCCAGGTCAGGCTGAAGGCAAAAGCAAAAACCTAGTTTCGAGGTTCTAACTGTCGCTCCGAAGGTTTGCCGACCTCCCGTCGGCACATTCAATTACCCGATTCCGCAGTTCCACAGTTCCGCATTCATTCTCGGCGCTCTCGGTGTCTCGGTGGTTACTTGCCAGTCCCTCGACGTGGGCAGACAGTGGAACCATGACCCACCAGGCCCTGGTCGAACTCGCTGTCCGCTGGCTGCGCACGAGGTATCGGTGCGGCATCATCCTTTCCGAGCAGGCCTGCTGCAGCGGTGAAATTCCTGACGTGATCGGCTGGAAAGCGAGCTGCCGGTCCGTCCTGATCGAATGTAAGGTCTCGCGCGCCGATTTCCTCACCGACCGCGGCAAGCCCTGGCGCGTCGATCCCCAGGTCGCCCTCGGCTGCGAACGCTTCTACATGGCGCCGGCGGGTTTGATCGCCGCCGCCGAACTGCCTCCCGGATGGGGACTGCTTGAAGTTCGCGGGCGCAAGCTGGAGATCGCCGTCGCCTGTAATAAGCGGAAATCGCTGCGCACGCCCGAAGGCCTGCTCAACGAGATGAACCTGCTGCTGGCCAGCTTGCGGCGCGTGGAAATCCGCATCGAACCGCAGACCATCACCGACTTTTTGAAATGGGAGAATCGCCTGGCACGCTACAACGGCGGCGCGCTGCCGCAGGGCGTCAGCGACCCGACCGGGCTTAACGCGTACTTGCGTGTTTAGGTCACGGCTTTCGCAATTGTCACTGACTAGCTGTGACCCCCGTCACAGCTACTCTGTTCGCTGCTAAGATTTAATTCTGCTTCCCGCCCAATCCCGCACCCATCGGAAAGGAGCTCATGGCAAAGATTCAGCGCGCCATCCTCAGCGTCACCGACAAGACTGGTCTGGCGGACTTCGCCAAACAACTGGCAGACCTCGGCGTCGAACTCATCTCCACCGGCGGCACTGCGCGCCTGCTGCGCGACAGCGGCATCAAGGTCAAGGACATCTCCGAGCTCACCGGCTTCCCCGAGATGCTCGACGGCCGGGTCAAGACGCTGCATCCGCGGGTGCACGGCGGCATCCTGCACCTGCGCTCCAATCCCGAGCACCGCTCCACCGTCGCCGAGCACGGCATCCAGCCCATCGACATGGTGGTGGTGAACCTCTACGCCTTCGAGAAGACCGCCGCCAAGCCGGGCGTGCGCCTGGACGAACTGATCGAGAACATCGATATCGGCGGGCCTTCCATGATCCGCTCGGCGGCAAAGAATTTTCACGACGTCGCGGTCGTGACCTCGCCCGTCGACTATCCCGCCATCGTGGACGAAATGCGCTCCTGTGGCGGCGAACTCTCCGGCGCCACCAAGTGGAAGCTGGCGCAGAAGGCCTTCGCCCTCACCGCCTCGTACGATTCCGCCATTGCCTCCACACTGGAGCGCGTGCACGCCAACGGCGACTTCGAACTCCAGACCCAGGATGGTTTTGCGGCCACCTTGCGCCTTCGCTACAACAAGGTGATGAACCTGCGCTACGGCGAGAACCCGCACCAGAAGGCGGCCATGTATTCCGACGGCACCAGCGCCGGCGTCGCCAATGGCAAGCAGCTCCAAGGCAAGGAACTCTCCTACAACAACATCGTTGATCTCCAGGCCGCCTGGGACCTAGCCGCCGAGTTCGACGAGCCCTTCTGCGCCATCATCAAGCACACCAACCCCTGCGGCAGCGCCGTGGGCAAGGATTCCATCGAAGCCTTCCGGCGCGCCTTCGAGTGCGATCCCGTATCCGCTTTCGGTGGCGTCATCGCGCTCAACCGCCCGGTGGACGGCGCCATCGCCGAAGCCATCGCCGGCCTGCGGCATAACGGCGTGGCCCTATTCATCGAGTGCATCATCGCTCCCGCCTTCGACGACGCCGCGCGCGCCCGCTTCGGCAAGCGCAAGGATCTACGCCTGCTGGAAGTCACGCCCGCGCCCATGAAGTACGTCATGAAAGCCATCTCCGGTGGCGTGCTGGTTCAGGACAACGACCTGCACAGGCTCGATCCTGCCTCGGTGAAAGTGGTCAGCCAGCGCCCGCCCACCGAGCGGGAAATGCGTGACCTGCTGTTCGCCTGGAAGATCGGCAAGCACGTCAAGTCGAACGCGATTCTTTATGCCAAGGACGGTCGCAGCGTCGGCGTCGGCGCCGGCCAGATGAGCCGCGTCGACTCCGCCAAGATCGGCGCCATGAAATCGCTGCTGGGAACCAATGGTTCAGTCGCCGCTTCGGACGCGTTCTTTCCCTTCCCCGACGGCGTAGAAGAAATCGCCAAAGCCGGCGCCACCGCCATCATCCAGCCCGGCGGCTCGGTGCGCGATCAGGAAGTGATCGACACTGCTAACAAGCTCGGTCTTGCGATGGTGACGACCGGCATCCGGCATTTCCGTCACTGAGGCGCGGCAAGGATGGCAAGGATGGATGATGATAATGATACGTGGCTTGACAACCGGCGCGGTGTGCGCCATTGCGGAACTTTGGTAACGCGTCTTTCTCCCTACGCCAACGCAACTCCCTCTTGAATTTCGCGTAAAATTAGAGTGACACCCGCCGGAAGGGATTAGCATCCAACCCGTGGAGTGGTATTTCTGTCTCGATTAAGGACGTCAATGATCACCGGTAAGCCCGCCTTAGTTGTACTTCTGCTTGCCTCCCTGGGTGGTGCAGCGCAAACGGCTCCGGCCGTCAATCCCGCACCCGCATCGCAAGCCCCAGCCGCTGCCGCCCCGAACACCTCCAAGCAGGCCAGGAAAATCGACCACGCCGCCTCGTATTACCACTACGCCCTGGCCCACATGTACGAAGAGTTGGTTGCGATCTATGGCCGTCCCGAGTACGCCAACAAGGCAATCGACGAATACCGGCTTGCCATCGAGAACGATCCCGCCTCCGAATTCCTGAACGCCGGCCTGGCGGAGCTTTTTGCCAAGACGGGCCGCATCCGCGACGCGGTACTGGAGGCGCAGGACATCATCAAGCGCGATCCCAACAATCTTGAGGCCCGCAAGCTGCTCGGCCGCATCTACCTGCGCTCGCTCGGCGACCTGCAGGCGGGCACGCAGTCGCAGGAAATCCTGAAGCGGGCCATCGAGCAGTACGAAGCCATTGTCCGCCTCGAGCCCAAGAACCTGGAGAACCATGTCCTGCTGGGCCGGCTCTACCGGCTCGACAACGAACTGCTCAAGGCGGAGAGCGAATTCAAAACCGCGGTCAGCCTGGAGCCCGGCTCCGAAGAGGCGCTCACCACCCTCGCCTATCTCTACAACGAGGAGGGCGACTCGGCCCGCGCCGCCGAGGTACTGAAGAAGGTTCCCGAGTCGCAGCGCACCGGCAAGCTCTACTCCGCGCTCGGTTACACCTACGAGCAGCAGAAGGACTACAAGAACGCCATCGCGGCGTACAAGAAAGCCGCCGATCTGGATCACGACAACCTCGATGCGGTGCGCGGCCTGGCGCAGAACTTGATGAGCGACAATCAGAACGACGCCGCGCTGGAGCAGTACAAGACCATCGTCGAAGCCGACCCGCACGACGTTCAGAGCCTGATGCGCATCGCCGAAATCTACCGCCGCAGCGGCCGCTTCGACGATGCCCTCGCCACCCTCAAGAAGGCCGATGCCGAGGTGCAGGACTCGCAGGAAGTCCCCTACAACATGGCCGTCATTTACCAGGCGCAAGGCAAGTTTGACGACGCCATCCAGGTGCTCAACCGCCTGTTGCAGAAGAACGAGAAGCCCGACGGCACCTTCACCCCCGGCGAGCGCAACAATCGCGCCGTGTTCCTGGAGCGTCTGGGCACCATCTATCGCGACACCGGGAAGACGCAGCTCGCCATTGATACTTTCAAAAAAATGCTCGTCCTCGGCGACGACAACGTCACCCGCGGTTATCAGCAGTTGATTGACACCTACCGCGAAGCCAAGCAGTGGAAGGAAGCCACCGCCATCGCGCAGGACGCGGTCGCCAAGCTTCCCAAGGACCGCAATTTGAAGATGGTGCTCGCGGGCCAGTTGGCCGACACCGGCCAGGTGGACCAGGGCCTCAGCCTCATCAAAGGCATGCTCAAGGGCACGCCCGACGACCGCGAGGTCTACATCTCCCTGTCGCAGGTCTACAGCCGCCTGAAGCGCTGGCCGGAAGCCGAGGAGGCCCTGGCCAAGGCCGACCAGCTCTCCAGCAAGCCGGAGGAGAAGGACTACATCATCTTCGTTGCCGGATCCATCTATGAGCGGCAGAAGAAGTACGACAAGGCCGAGGAGATGTTCAAGAAGGTGCTGGCCAACGATCCCAACAGCGCGGTCACCCTCAACTATCTCGGCTACATGCTCGCCGACCGCGGCGTGCGCCTGGAAGAAGCGCTCGGGTACGTGAAGAAAGCCATCCAGCTCGATCCGCAGAACGGCGCCTATCTCGATTCGCTCGGCTGGGCCTACTTCAAACTGGGCAACTAC
Coding sequences:
- a CDS encoding response regulator transcription factor, encoding MKIGSYPSLGSLHRKVMTVVCTIRSMDNRIPIVIADDHAVLRESLALLLNTQKDFEVVGKAATGAEALRMVNQNHAQVLVLDLFLPHTDGFQVLRTLDKAGSQVASLVLTGSENQLDYVQVVRLGARGLVLKREGPERLFAAIRSVANGELAFSEDLAQQVLSAMARETRQEPSAMRRLSERERQIAALVGRGMKNKDIAGELSISENTVKCHLQSIFNKTGAHDRLELAAIARNELRKAVA
- a CDS encoding tetratricopeptide repeat protein gives rise to the protein MITGKPALVVLLLASLGGAAQTAPAVNPAPASQAPAAAAPNTSKQARKIDHAASYYHYALAHMYEELVAIYGRPEYANKAIDEYRLAIENDPASEFLNAGLAELFAKTGRIRDAVLEAQDIIKRDPNNLEARKLLGRIYLRSLGDLQAGTQSQEILKRAIEQYEAIVRLEPKNLENHVLLGRLYRLDNELLKAESEFKTAVSLEPGSEEALTTLAYLYNEEGDSARAAEVLKKVPESQRTGKLYSALGYTYEQQKDYKNAIAAYKKAADLDHDNLDAVRGLAQNLMSDNQNDAALEQYKTIVEADPHDVQSLMRIAEIYRRSGRFDDALATLKKADAEVQDSQEVPYNMAVIYQAQGKFDDAIQVLNRLLQKNEKPDGTFTPGERNNRAVFLERLGTIYRDTGKTQLAIDTFKKMLVLGDDNVTRGYQQLIDTYREAKQWKEATAIAQDAVAKLPKDRNLKMVLAGQLADTGQVDQGLSLIKGMLKGTPDDREVYISLSQVYSRLKRWPEAEEALAKADQLSSKPEEKDYIIFVAGSIYERQKKYDKAEEMFKKVLANDPNSAVTLNYLGYMLADRGVRLEEALGYVKKAIQLDPQNGAYLDSLGWAYFKLGNYELAEESLRKAIDRIQNDPTVLDHMGDLLQKTERLKLAAAYWERALAEWAKSVPTDVDNTEVARVQKKLDSARVRLAKQNERKAEAVKP
- the purH gene encoding bifunctional phosphoribosylaminoimidazolecarboxamide formyltransferase/IMP cyclohydrolase; amino-acid sequence: MAKIQRAILSVTDKTGLADFAKQLADLGVELISTGGTARLLRDSGIKVKDISELTGFPEMLDGRVKTLHPRVHGGILHLRSNPEHRSTVAEHGIQPIDMVVVNLYAFEKTAAKPGVRLDELIENIDIGGPSMIRSAAKNFHDVAVVTSPVDYPAIVDEMRSCGGELSGATKWKLAQKAFALTASYDSAIASTLERVHANGDFELQTQDGFAATLRLRYNKVMNLRYGENPHQKAAMYSDGTSAGVANGKQLQGKELSYNNIVDLQAAWDLAAEFDEPFCAIIKHTNPCGSAVGKDSIEAFRRAFECDPVSAFGGVIALNRPVDGAIAEAIAGLRHNGVALFIECIIAPAFDDAARARFGKRKDLRLLEVTPAPMKYVMKAISGGVLVQDNDLHRLDPASVKVVSQRPPTEREMRDLLFAWKIGKHVKSNAILYAKDGRSVGVGAGQMSRVDSAKIGAMKSLLGTNGSVAASDAFFPFPDGVEEIAKAGATAIIQPGGSVRDQEVIDTANKLGLAMVTTGIRHFRH
- a CDS encoding citrate synthase, producing MANDTLTIIDNRTNRSYTLPIEHGTIRSMDLRQIKTGPDDFGLMGYDPAFMNTASCHSRITFIDGDRGILRYRGYNIEDLAENCTFLEVAYLLLNGELPTPEQRQEWIKQVTFHTMVHEGTRSFIGHFRYDAHPMGILVSALAALSTVYPEAKNISDPECRRMQIVRLIAKTPTLAAYSYRHSLGYPIVYPDNDLSYTENFMNMLWKMVEPKYVANPVMARALDVLFILHADHEQNCSANAMRSVGSSQADPYLSAAGAAAALAGPLHGGANEAVLRMLDEIGDIKHVPEYVKRIKEGKGKLMGFGHRVYKNYDPRARIIKQTAEDVFKVTGRNPKLDIALALERVALEDEYFISRKLYPNVDFYSGIIYQAMGFKPDMFTVLFAIPRMAGWLAQWQELLEDREQKIARPRQVYLGHELRKVEKPRQTERAFVTR
- a CDS encoding holo-[acyl-carrier-protein] synthase, whose product is MIVGTGIDVAEVPRVAAAIERFGERFLRRIFTENEIRYCDSKANRMERYAARFAAKEAALKAIGTGWRHGVSWTDVEVRREPGGRPAIAFSGKAAEFAARLGVKRSALSLSHTKEHAIASVILEDGS